The region GGGTTAGATTCGTTGAAAGTGTGGTCAATGCCAGAGCAACGTGGAGAAAATATAGGTGAAACGTTCTCTCAGCATGACACACTTATTCCAACTTTTACGTTTAAAGATCGCGAGGAAAAACTAACCGTTGCTGTCAGCCATTTAAAAGATAAGCAGACACCATGTTTAGATGATATGGCGACAAATGAGCAGCTTTTAGATAGTGATTATCAAGGTTCTTGTGAGAATTTACGTGTTTCTGCTGCTGATTACTTAGGACAGAAATTGGCGGAGATTGAAGGCGAGAAAATTATCCTAGGTAGTTTAAACTCGTACGCTAGTGAAGACCCAATGTTAGTACTTACTCAGCGTGAGGGTATTAACGAAGAATATCAAATTCATGCCGCTATCAACACCTATGTTGATGATAAAAAGCTACATGGCGAAGCGGGAGGTGTGATTGAAACAAGTTATGGTTATGATAATCCATTACAGATTTTACACCCTAACTCTTATAATACAGTAAGCAATGATGCAGTTGGAAGCTTAGATTATATTCTTACCTCTGCGGGCCTGAAGTCTAAGATTATTGATGCTATGCAATGGAATATTAACGCGGGAGAGTCAGCGTTACTTTCCTACGAAAATGCAGCGGCTTTAGGTCAAGAATACCGTGATGAATTCCGTTCGGCAGTTCATGATCCTGTCGTCATTTCAATTTCATTTGATGGTAAACCGATTGAACCTGTTGATCCTATTTATCCTGAAAACCCAGATCAACCAATTGTACCAGGTACACCCGTTAAGCTTCCTTCTGAACCTCTGAATGAGCCTCGCCCAATCACTCCTGTTGATGGTCAAGGTTTTGAGCATTTTGTAGATTTAACGGCGGCAGGTGCTGGCACGTATCTTAAAGTGGGAGATGAGGTGGTTGTCAGTATCACTAATGCTAATGGCGCTTACGTAGCAACAGCCTCTAATGTTGCTAAAGATACATTAAATGAGTTTGAGATTGCATTAGGTTGGACAGAAGTTACTTTTAATCAAGGCTTATCAACTGGTGAGTATGCTGTGACGACAACGGTAGATGGTGAAATGATTGACTCATCAACATTAGTGGTTGCTAAAAATAGTGAAAGCGATGGTGGTAGTGCAGGAGTTAGTGGGTTATTAGCACTGCTTGGATTTGGTTTTTTGCGTAGTAAGCAAAATAAATAATCTTCAACTTTCTTATAGGAGAGAGGCCTAAATGCCTCTAATCAAAAAGTTATGAAAAAAATAGTATTAACCTTATTGATATCATGTGCTTTTAACGCTAATGCCGCTTATGAACAAGCTCATGATCCTCATGTTGTTGGTGGTTTACCGACATTAACTTGCCAAACTATGATTGTAGATCCACCTGTAGAACCTGGAGAGATTTATAATCCAAATGGCTATTATGATAGTGCGTTAAATAAATCAGGTGATGAGCTTAAATCAGCATTAAACCATATTATTTCGACGGGTATCACTAAGTTACCATACTCTTCAAGTAGCTTTGATGTGTGGGATGCGTTAGATATTACGGATGAAGATCCAAATAATCCGAATAACGTTATTCTAATATATACTGGGCGTTCTCAAGAGAAAGGTCAAAAATCAGGACAAGGTAATTTAGGTCAGGATAACTGGAACAGAGAGCATAGCTACCCTAAATCTAACGGTGGTTTTAATGATAAAAGTGCTTACGGTTATACTGATATCCATCATTTAAGACCAAGTGATGAATCAGTAAATGGTGCTCGTGGGAATTTAGAGTTCGATAACGGTGGCACTGAACTATCTGAAGCTCCAGGGAATAAAAGAGACAGCGATTCTTTTGAGCCTCGTGATGAAGTTAAAGGTGATGTAGCACGAATGATGTTCTACATGGCAACTCGTTATGAAGGACAGGACCCAAAAACTCCAGATCTAGAATTGGTTCCTTCGGTAACAGATAATGGAAATGCACTTGGTAATGTGTGTGCCTTATTAGAGTGGCATAAACAAGATAGTGTAGATACATTTGAATTTAATCGTAATAGTAAGATTCAAAATATTCAAGGAAATCGCAACCCGTTTGTTGATAATCCACAGTGGGTAGAAAGTATTTTTAATAAAGACTGTAAATAATAGAAACATTAAAGCGGCTTTCGTGAGAAAGCCGCAATTATTGTTTAATGATTAGGATGACTACTTGTTTTAATTAATGTTACAGACATTTCTTACGTTTTCTTTTATTGATATACATCTGCTTATCAGCTGTTTCTAATGCAGATTTTATATCATTATCCAGTAGAGCTGAGCCAAAAGAAAATGATAATTCTAAATTATGTTGTTTAAAATGTTGCTCAAAATTAGAACGGATAGTATACATTTTTTGATTAATATCTTTGATTGAGTGTGAATTTAAGCAAAGTACAAATTCATCTCCTCCGAATCGAATTAATAGATCTTCTTTCCTCAGTGATTGGTTGATAAATTGAGCGGACTTTCTTAATTGCTGATCTCCAAATTGATGACCATATTTATCATTAATATTTTTAAAACCATCTAAGTCAATGAAAACCATGGTGTTATATGCATCCATATTAATGTGGTCTAATTTTTCTTTTGTAAAACATGAGGTTAGGCTATCAATTGATATTTTAGCAGCGGTATCATCTTCATAAATAAAAATCACAATAAAGGTGTTATTAAAGTATTGTATTTTTTGACGATATGTGTGGAAATGAGTTGTTTGTGAATCAACTTCAACAGTTTCATTAGATATTAAAATATCCGACGATTTATTTAATAGCTGCTGATCAAGCTGTAAACATGTTTGATAATCAGGAAATCGAGCTAATACTTCCTGAACTGGCATACCAATGAGATCACAGCCTAAATAATCAATGTGCTTTTTGTTATTGTATATAGCTACACCATGTTCATCTCTTAAAATAAAGAGACAATTACAATGCTTCATTAGATTTGTAGTGAAGAGTATAGAAGGGGATTTAATTCCTTCTAGTAATTCTTGATATTTTTTGTTTAATACATCTAAATTGAAGTCATTATAATCGATAGCTAATAAGTTAAACGGGTCTTGAGGCTTTAATTTTTCTAGTGCTTTTGTTAATTCTTTTTCATTTTTTGCGATGTTAACGTTATAAATAAACCTATCAATAGGTTGAGCTTGAGGTGATAAATCAGTTTTTGACAATATATTTTTTATGTTACGATTGTTATCGAGTTCCGATAAAGGCAGTGGATATGAAAGGTGATAGCCTTGAGAAATAACAGAGCCAAAAGAATTAATTAAATTAAGTTGGTTTATATTTTCCACACCTTTAATTACAACTGTATTTCCTAAAAATGTATTTAACTTGTGATAAAGTGAGCGTAAAAAACAAAAGGATAGATAATCATCACTAATTGTACTAATGAGAGAGCGATCTATTTTTATATAATCAAAATTTAATTCTAGTAATGGGTCTGAATAAACACATTCAGTACCATAATCATCTAATGTTAAGAATATTCCTAGCTTCCTTAAACGTTTCATATTTATTTTAACTTTATTTATATCAAACGTCTTCTTATTGAAATTAAACTCTAAAGTAAATCCTTTATGTTCTTTAAAAATGGTTTCGCAATAAGTGAGGAAATCATCAGACTCTAAACTTTCTACTGAGATGTTAATCGATATATGAATATTATGTTGATAGCGTAAACTTAGTTTATCTGCAATCACATGAGTAATAACATCTTTATCAAATCTTACTTTGTCTTTAATGGTTGAAATAAAGTGCTGAGGTAATTCATTAGAGTGTTTGAACCTCAGTAGTGCTTCATAAGAGACAATAGAGCCCTTGAAGTAGTTTGGTTGATAAATAAAGTAGTTGTTCTCAAGCATATTATTGATGATATCCATATTAACGTTAACTCTAATTTATCACGCTTTACTAGACTGAGCCTACATGAACACCTGAAAATAACGAGATGAATGTCACATATATGTATGGCGTTGTTGATCAAATCAGCTAGAGATTTGGTCATTCCCATTTTTCTGGAAATCTAAATACTTGTGTTTCTTTCAGACATACCTAGTTGAATAATTGGGACTACGCAGTGGTATATTTATCAATGATAATGATTTGGCCATAAGATTTACGAAAGGTTCCCTGATTTAATCAATAAAACCATGATATATTGACCAATTTGTGGTGTGGCTCTGGGGGAAGATAACCAAAATATCTAACTATTTTTTAAATGCTAAATATTTTGGTTTTATTATTGATAACTATATTTAGATAATTAATCTAAATTACTATCACTCTTCTTAACTGAGACATTCACTTCTTTTAAGCCTGCATCTTCAAGTTGTTGTTTAATATTTTTTGCCATCAAGACTTCATTACTTTCATCTTGTGATAGTGGTATTTCTTCAAAATACAATTCACCAGTGTACTGGTCCTCCGCATAAAACATTCCTTTTACTCGTGCTTTTTTAGGTGACAATACTTTACCTAGCCAATAACGCGTGGCTTTAGATCCTGAATTTTGGGAAACCCAACTCCAATCCCATTTTTGATTAACGCCAGGGATATCACGGTGATCCCACTGAAAATCAAGGCTTTTTTGTTCACCCGCAAAATGACCAATGGCAAAAGTAGCAGTTTCTTCTGGTCTATCTTCTGGGTGAGATAATAAACCATTACCACTCCAGCGCATGAAGCCTGAAAAGCCAAGCTCATAAGAAACATCAGCATCAAACACGTATGGGTAAGAAACATCAGCTCGATAAACGTTTAATAATACCTTTAATGCACTATTTGCAGGCACTAATGGGCGAGCTTGAATCGTTACAGTATTACTTTCATCTCCTCCATTGTTTTCTCCCCAGCCTTGAGTTGCCCCTATTGTAACTTGAATCGATTTATCTACACCTCCTGTAACTTGTGGGCTTTTAAATGAAGTGCTTACAGCAATGCTCTCACTAAAGCTATAATCATTATGCTGAGACCAGTTAGTTGATGTTTTATAATTAATATCAATTACATATTGTTGAGGGATACTCGTTTTATTAATAGCACTTGATGAAATAGTGTTAATTAATTTCTTATTAGAATTTACAATATTACCATCAACATGGAAGGATTTAGGGTCCATTGTATAAGAAAAGTTTGTCACACTGATTGTACTTTTTTCGTTACAACGATACCCATTACAAGGTCCATCATTACCACGGATCTTCCAACTTTGTTCTGCTGAATCCCACCATACTTTCATATCTTCACCAGCGGTTGGTAAAGCTGAACCACCAACCCATGCAAAACCTAATATATGGGCTAATTGGGCGGCAGGGATAATGAAATTATCTTTATTATTTAATAGGTTCCATTCAACTCGTTTTTTTGTTCCTTCATCAATGTAAATAGGGTCAAATTTATTGATCTCTGTTTTTACATTTAATGGATAACAAACGGCTGAATCTGCGGTACCTTTTTTTATTTCACCTTGATAACCTGGACCCATAATAATCCAACCATCAGCTAAAGTGACATAACCCCATTTACCTAATTTATTCATAATAAAGTCTTTTGCTCTCAAAGCTTCATCACGTGTTACCGTTCTAAACCCTGGTTTACATGTTTCTGCGCCAAGACCATAGTGGATTTCAGTTTGATCAGAATAAAATGTGGATGATTCGGAAGCTTCAACTGAAGATATGCTACCAAAAGCAGATAAACATAGGAGTGATATAAGTGTTTTATTCATAAAGTCCTTCTTTATTTTTGATATTTATGTTTCGGATAAAAAATAAAAGTTCGAAATTATTAAAACAAAAAATTTATAAATTAATAGGGGTAATTAGAATTTTTGGGATTCTCATTCATAATATAAGTGAATGTTAATTAATTAAACTATAAATCACGTTCAAAAGTGTGTTCTATTTTAATAATTAATTTTTATTTAGATATTAATTGTAGCGAATAAAGTTTAATTTAATCTTGCTTATTTACTGCGTGATGTATCAGTTTGAATTTATTTCATCTACTCATATTGTTAATTATCCTTGAGGTTATAATAATAATGGAATTAAAGTCAAATTTTTATAAAATTATGCGGTTAAATAAATAAATTACCTTTCATCAATATTATTAATGTATATATTCGATGATTCATCACAGGTATATATAAAGCAAATGTCATTTTATTTTTATATGTCTCTATTGGTGTTATAAGAAGTAACAAAATAAACATTTAAGTAACATAAATTAAACGGTTGGATATATTATGAAATTAAACCACGCTAAACTTTTATTAAGTCTTGCTATATTTTCACCGACATTATTTGCGGCTGCAAATGAAGTTGAACATACAGATACAGCCTTATTTGATAAGCAAGTGATTAAGTTATCACCTTTATCTGATGTTAGATCTAGCATTAACGAAACTAGTGCAGAACAGTATATTTCTGTTTTACAAAAACATCGTAGTAGCGCTACTTTTGAAGCCAAATTAACAGAACTTACTCTTGCTAAAATAAAAATGGCTGATGGGAATGTTTATAATCGTATTTTGTTACCAGATGGTGCCGCACCAAATGACCCTGGAAAGCCAAACCTAACAGGTTATCGCCAGCTAATTCAGATACCAGATGGAGCTCAATTAGAGCTCGATATTCAACATGTCGAATGGTCAAAAACATATAGCGATATGGTGGTTGATCCTGTTCAGCTCCCTTTCCCTGATGTAGTAGAAGAAAACGGAAATCGACCAGACCAAAACATGCCATTTGTTAAAGATGAAACGGCCTATCAAGCATTAGCTGAACACTCACTTCCTGTAATTTCTGTGGTTGAGACAATACGCGTTCGTGGTCAAAGTTATGCGGTAATCTCATATCGCCCAATTGATTTTAATCCAATAGAAAAAACGGTCCGATTTGCACAAAATGTTCGCTTTAATGTTAACTATGTTTTATCTGATACCGCAGAACCAAAGCGTCAAGATAAACTTAGTTTTGATAAAAATAATGGGTCAGCGATTGATTTAAATAGCGAACATATAGATGTTATAGATAAACAGAATTCAAATAATAATGCGGTATTAACACCCGCTCAAAAAGCCGATTATTTGATTATTACTGCTGATAGATTTGAAGAAACATTAGTTCCTTTCGTTGAATGGAAGCGTAAAAAAGGTTACCAAGTTCATGTCGCGACGATCACAGAGGTTGGTAATACTCAAGATAAAATAAAAAACTATATTAAAAACTCGTATAGTAAAGGAACAATGACATCTTATGTGCTTTTGGTCGGGGATCATGAAGATGTGCCTGCTTATGAGGTAGTAGGGCATCCTTATCATGGTGATGCACACCGTTGGCATACAGATTATGAATATGCATTGGTTGATGGAGATGATAATTATGCAGATATCGTACTAGGCCGTTTTCCTGGAGATACCGAAGCACAAATTACAACTATGGTTAACCGTAGCTTGAATTATGATAAAAACCCAACTGATTCAGATCGTTATAATCATGTTTTACTAGCAGGACAATATCAAGATAGCAACGATAACAAAGTTGCAGATCGGATGTTTATGGAAGATCTTCATCGTGCTGCTGATTTTTTAGGGGCAGATTATGATTTCTTCTCAGGTGAAGGTGATTTATTTAGTAAAGGATATCAAATCCATACGGCATTACAGTGGGATGCAGATTTAACTAAAGAATTAAAATATGGTGGTTGGAATTATGGTACTGCTCGCGTTACACCACCTAAAACGGTTCCACAGGTTTGGAAAGATCAAGGTAACGGAAACCATATTCAAATTGCAGATGCTATTAATCAAGGTGTGGGGTTTGTTATGCATCGAGACCATGGTTATGGTGACGGTTCTGGTTGGGCTGACCCTCATTATACGGCAACGGAAGTAAACGCTCTAACTAATAACATGGCTCCATTTGTATTTAGCTTAAACTGTGCAACAGGTTGGTTTGATGGTAAGGACTCGTTTGCAGAATCGTGGATGCGTAACGCGAATGGCGGTGCTGTTGGATTTACAGGTGCTGTGAGAGTCAGTTACTCTGGCTATAACGATTTAATGCATGCTGCTATTTTAGATAGTCTATGGGATGACTATGATGGTAATTGGTCGAGTGATATTTATCCTGTTTCATGGCGACCAGCTATGGCTGTAAACCGAGCGAAAGATCGTCTTTTTGGACATTATGGCACGCAGAATAATACTGCAGTATTAACTTCACGTTTCTTTAGCTGGTTTGGTGATCCAGAACTTGAGCTAAGAACTGAAAGACCAAGTGAGCTTACCGTAACTTACCCAGCACAATTGCAGAAAACATCGCAAGCAACTTTTGATGTTATTGTCCGTGAAGGAGGTGATCGTTTAGCAAAAGCTCGCGTTGCATTAGTAACAACCTCTGGCCAATCTTATGTTGTTACAACAGATGAGAATGGCGTTGCTCAATTTGATATGCCAGTAGAAGGCAATATGAGCTTAACGGTAACAGAGCATAATGCCAAAGCATACCAAGGAAACATACAAGTAGAAAATGATGGTTTGAAAGCTAATGTTGGTAAGGATATTACCGTGCAAGCGCATCAATGGGTTGCTTTAGATGGTACTCAATCAATTATTCCTAAAGGGAGCGATGTTACGTACTTATGGCAACAAATTTCAGGACCTAAAGTACGTATTGATTATGCAAACAGCCGATATGCTTATGCTATCAGCCCTAATGATGGCTCTGTTGTACAATTTAAATTAACTATAACAGATAAATCAGGTGTATCTGATTCTGCAATTAAAACGATCACAGTTGGTGTAATGGATAATAACAAAGCACCTATTGCAGTTGTTCAAGATATATTGAGTAGCCCCAATCAATGGGCTGCATTAGATGGTACAGAATCATCAGATCCTGACGGTAATGTTGTAAGTTATCAATGGGAACAAATTAGTGGACCTAAAACAGAAATTGCATATCCAAATACTCGATATGCGTATGTATTAACGCCACATATTGAAAGCTCGTTAACATTTAAATTAACCGTAACAGATAATGAAGGAAAAACATCATCTTCAAATGTCACAGTGACTGTTAAAAGTTAATTCGTTTATCTTTTATTTAGTCTTTTTTAGGTAGATAGAACCTTTAGATAGATTAAAGGTTCTTAATTAAAGGTAAAGTAAGGTTGGGGAAACCTTACTTTACCGATAAATACTATTAGCTTGTTTATTATATTAATGCTTCACACAGTAAAGAAATAGGATGAATCGTAGTAACATTAGTATTTTCTTCTATTTGCCATTTACACGTTTCACAATCGGTAATTGCATAATCTGGTTTTGCCGCCTTTATTTGGTCAAAGATATTCTTACCAATAGCGATAGAGGTATCGTAATTCTCTGTTTTAAAACCGTAAGTTCCAGCTAAACCACAGCATTCACTGTCTAATACTTGCACTTCTAATCCTGGAATTGCACGTAACAATTCGATGGTGTAAATATTGCCGCCACTGCGTTCTAAATGACAAGGCGTATGGTAGACAATCTTCTTATTAAGTGATTTCATTTTAGGGCCTCGACCGTTCATGATCTCTTTTAATAAAAAGCGCGTAACGTATTCTATTTTCTTCGCTACCTTGCTGTTATCGACATCTAATACGTGTGGATACTCTTGTTGTAAGGTGAATGAACAGGTAGAAGAGGTCGATAAAATCGGCACATCTCTACGCTCAATCGCAGCTTCTAAATTAGCAACATTAAACTCGGCGTTTTTCTGTGCTTTTTTATGAAAGCCGTTAGCAATAAGAGGAACACCACAACATTTTTCTTTATCTAATAACTGCACGCCAATATGCATGTTATTCATAACACGGATAAAGTCTTTCCCTAGTTGAGGGTGGTTATAGTTTACAAAGCATCCGTGAAAATAGTGGACTTGTTGTTGGTAAATTGATTGATCTGATACTTCTTTTTTATACCAACGGCGGAACGTTCCGTGAGAATACTTAGGCAGTGATTTGTGATCATGGACACCAATGGTTTTGTGCATCATTTTTTTTACTAAGGGTACGCTTGTGACGGCGTTTACAATAGGGGCAACAGGTGTTGCTACCGAGCCAAATAGATCAGTATGACTTAGTACAAAATCACGGATACCCTTCATGTTATAAGTAGGCTTCCCGTGTTTACCACGAGCAACTGCAATCATGTCACCAATTTTAACTCCTGACGGACAAGCGGTTTCGCAACGTTTGCAATTGGTGCAGAGTTTTAAGGTTTCGTCATAGTATTCTGGGCTTTTAAAGCGTAAACGCTCGCCATCAGGACCACATTGTTTTGGGCCGGGGTAATCAGGATTCTCTTTAGCAACAGGGCAGTACACAGTACATACGGTGCATTTTAAACACTGATCAAAGCTGGTATTAGCGGGTGCTCTAAAAATTAAGTTATCCTTGGAAAAACGATCTTTAAGTAAATCACCTTTTAATAGATCAGAACGAAATAATGGGCTGCTCATAATGCGACCTCTTGTTGTTTTTCTGTTTGGTTAGTGGACAAAAATTCAGGTTTGATTTGCTTGATTATTGATTCTGCAGCATGAAAGCCAGAGCTAATTGCCACACCACTGCCGCTGCCTTCTAATACAGGGTTATAACCAGATAAGATGGCACCTGCACAGTAGAAGTTATCAATAACATGACCTGATTTTATCGCTTGTAGTTGTGGCGTCGTTTTTACACCCATACTTAAAAATGGGTGTGATTGTGGACTAAAAAAAGCAGAGCTGTACCAATCTGTGCGAGAAGCCGTTTGGTCCATATCTAAACCAAAAATAGGTTCTTCCATTGAATCTGCACTTGCTTTTAAGCCTTGGCTAAAGAAGCTGCCGGTTGCAAGTACAAACTGTTTTGCTTGCAGTGGGAAGTCGCCATGATTTTTAGTGAAGATACGGTTTAATCGGTAATGTGAATGCTCAGGATCTTGTTTATTAACATAAGAGAACTCACCTTGAATAACGTGGTCCCCATTGAGTAGGGTTCCACCTTGTTCAATGAAAGCGTGTTTCATGGTTTCCTCTAATCGAATACCTAACAATGACGGTGGCATTGTTGGAACTTCACATAAAGTTAATTGAGTTAATGCTTCAATCTCTTTTAAAAGCCCCAATCCTTTGCCATTGCCAAAAATAGCAGGAATAACGACAAGATCGCCGGGATTAGCGTGTTGCTGTAATGCGTGTGCAAACTCTTGCAAGTTCGCTCGTTTTGCTAATAATCGAGAAAGATCAATGGATCGTAATTCACAGTGATTACGTTGAATGTCATTAAACGCAGACAAAGAGACGGTTGCTGTTGAAATTTCAACATCAGATAATTGAGTGATCTGCTTTAAGTTATCTTGCGCTAACTTTGGTTGAAAATCACGAAAGCCATCAATCGTCACTAATACGATTTTTTGCATTGTATTGCTTTCTAATGCCATTGGGAATTGATGAACAAAAGGTTGCGATAACCATGTTGATTTCATTGTACCTAAAGGTGTTAATCGATAATGATTGCATCCGTTTGCTTGGGAAGCTAATGGAACACCAATACTAGATAACGTCGCTTGGTACCAATCAATAGCACGGTTTACCGTTTCTTTTCCTAATGTGGCATAAGGGTGCTCAGGATAATGAGTCGAAAAGCCATCAATTGCTGACATAGGGTCGATAACATGCGTGCCGTCAGGTGTTTTTGCTAATACATCAACAGAACCTGATGAGAAATGCAGGGCACTTTGACCAGAGGCAATCACGGCTGTTTTTAATCCGGCTTCTAAGCAGCGAAGAGCACAGCTTAATCCTGCCATGCCGCCGCCAATGATAATGGTATCGAAATTCATAATGTTGCCTCTTGTTCTTTTTGTTGTTGAGACGTCTCTGTTTGTTCTGACGTTATAGCGGTATCAGGATTGGTGTTCACGGTTGGTATATCGCTTGCACCAAATAAGCCTTCATAAATCCAATAGCTAAATTCAGCCTCACGCAGAGCATCACCCCAGAAAACGGGTTTGATACCTTTCCAGCGTTCTTCTAAAAAGTGAGTCAATAATTGGCTAGATTGATTGCCAGAGACTTGGCCGCATTCTTCAAAAAGCCCCGCAGCACGGTAGGTACATAGTTCACCTTGGCAAGGCCCCATCCCTAAACGAGTACGACGACGAAGATCGACTAAGTTGTGCACATCTAACTGGTTGATGGCATAGTTGATTTCACCTTGAGTTACCATTTCACACTCACAGATCACCGCTTGATCTTTGGCATTATCAGTTAAGAAACGTTGTGCTCGTTCACCATGACGATATACCGCACTTTGATAAACGGGTTTTGCTAGGCTTGCTGTTTTTTTCGCTTGAATAGAAGCACTGTTTGAACCTGGGAGTGGACGAAGATGAGTGGTACATTCTTGAGTGTTTCTTAGTTTTTTAGCTACAAGATCGGTGGTCATCTCAGCCATCAAGCGTGAAGTCATTAACTTGCCACCTGTAATGGTCGTAAATCCGTTCAGTCCATCTTTTTCACCATGATCAAGCAGTACAATCCCACGGCTTATATTACGGCCAGAACCATCATCATCAACAGCGACTAGCGGACGCACACCAGCATAAGCACGAAGTACTCGAGTATTCGCCATGATCGGTGCAAGTTTCGCGCCTTCGCTTAGCAGGATATCCACTTCTTTAGCGCTAACGTGAAGGTCATCTATTTTGTCATAATCAATATGCTCTGATGTGGTTCCTATTAATGAAATAGTGTCACCCGGTACTAAAATGTCGGCATCAGAAGGTTTACGGCAACGGTTTATTACTAAGTTATTAATACGATAATCTAAGATCAGTAATGAGCCTTTCGCTGGGAACATCTTGATACTCAAATCAGCGTATTCACAAATGTTTTGTCCCCAAATACCTGCGGCATTAATCACTTCTGAAGCAAATATTTGGGTTTTCTTATTGGTTCTTGTATCAATGCAATTCACACCTAATACGGTATCTTGATGGCGAATAAGAGAAGTAACATGAGTGTGAGTGAGCAAACGCGCACCATTTTCTTTCGCATCAAGTACATTTGCCGCACATAAACGAAAAGGGTCAAGTGTTCCATCTGGCACTTGAACCGCACCAATTAGATTAGGATTGACGTTTGGCTCAAGTAATAAGGCTTCTTTAGGCGTGAGTTGTTTTGCTTCAATACCAGCAACTTGGCATGACTCAATAAAC is a window of Aliivibrio wodanis DNA encoding:
- a CDS encoding secreted endonuclease I, translated to MKKIVLTLLISCAFNANAAYEQAHDPHVVGGLPTLTCQTMIVDPPVEPGEIYNPNGYYDSALNKSGDELKSALNHIISTGITKLPYSSSSFDVWDALDITDEDPNNPNNVILIYTGRSQEKGQKSGQGNLGQDNWNREHSYPKSNGGFNDKSAYGYTDIHHLRPSDESVNGARGNLEFDNGGTELSEAPGNKRDSDSFEPRDEVKGDVARMMFYMATRYEGQDPKTPDLELVPSVTDNGNALGNVCALLEWHKQDSVDTFEFNRNSKIQNIQGNRNPFVDNPQWVESIFNKDCK
- a CDS encoding putative regulator, GGDEF family protein, which codes for MLENNYFIYQPNYFKGSIVSYEALLRFKHSNELPQHFISTIKDKVRFDKDVITHVIADKLSLRYQHNIHISINISVESLESDDFLTYCETIFKEHKGFTLEFNFNKKTFDINKVKINMKRLRKLGIFLTLDDYGTECVYSDPLLELNFDYIKIDRSLISTISDDYLSFCFLRSLYHKLNTFLGNTVVIKGVENINQLNLINSFGSVISQGYHLSYPLPLSELDNNRNIKNILSKTDLSPQAQPIDRFIYNVNIAKNEKELTKALEKLKPQDPFNLLAIDYNDFNLDVLNKKYQELLEGIKSPSILFTTNLMKHCNCLFILRDEHGVAIYNNKKHIDYLGCDLIGMPVQEVLARFPDYQTCLQLDQQLLNKSSDILISNETVEVDSQTTHFHTYRQKIQYFNNTFIVIFIYEDDTAAKISIDSLTSCFTKEKLDHINMDAYNTMVFIDLDGFKNINDKYGHQFGDQQLRKSAQFINQSLRKEDLLIRFGGDEFVLCLNSHSIKDINQKMYTIRSNFEQHFKQHNLELSFSFGSALLDNDIKSALETADKQMYINKRKRKKCL
- a CDS encoding hemolysin, whose amino-acid sequence is MNKTLISLLCLSAFGSISSVEASESSTFYSDQTEIHYGLGAETCKPGFRTVTRDEALRAKDFIMNKLGKWGYVTLADGWIIMGPGYQGEIKKGTADSAVCYPLNVKTEINKFDPIYIDEGTKKRVEWNLLNNKDNFIIPAAQLAHILGFAWVGGSALPTAGEDMKVWWDSAEQSWKIRGNDGPCNGYRCNEKSTISVTNFSYTMDPKSFHVDGNIVNSNKKLINTISSSAINKTSIPQQYVIDINYKTSTNWSQHNDYSFSESIAVSTSFKSPQVTGGVDKSIQVTIGATQGWGENNGGDESNTVTIQARPLVPANSALKVLLNVYRADVSYPYVFDADVSYELGFSGFMRWSGNGLLSHPEDRPEETATFAIGHFAGEQKSLDFQWDHRDIPGVNQKWDWSWVSQNSGSKATRYWLGKVLSPKKARVKGMFYAEDQYTGELYFEEIPLSQDESNEVLMAKNIKQQLEDAGLKEVNVSVKKSDSNLD
- a CDS encoding secreted peptidase, family C25; amino-acid sequence: MKLNHAKLLLSLAIFSPTLFAAANEVEHTDTALFDKQVIKLSPLSDVRSSINETSAEQYISVLQKHRSSATFEAKLTELTLAKIKMADGNVYNRILLPDGAAPNDPGKPNLTGYRQLIQIPDGAQLELDIQHVEWSKTYSDMVVDPVQLPFPDVVEENGNRPDQNMPFVKDETAYQALAEHSLPVISVVETIRVRGQSYAVISYRPIDFNPIEKTVRFAQNVRFNVNYVLSDTAEPKRQDKLSFDKNNGSAIDLNSEHIDVIDKQNSNNNAVLTPAQKADYLIITADRFEETLVPFVEWKRKKGYQVHVATITEVGNTQDKIKNYIKNSYSKGTMTSYVLLVGDHEDVPAYEVVGHPYHGDAHRWHTDYEYALVDGDDNYADIVLGRFPGDTEAQITTMVNRSLNYDKNPTDSDRYNHVLLAGQYQDSNDNKVADRMFMEDLHRAADFLGADYDFFSGEGDLFSKGYQIHTALQWDADLTKELKYGGWNYGTARVTPPKTVPQVWKDQGNGNHIQIADAINQGVGFVMHRDHGYGDGSGWADPHYTATEVNALTNNMAPFVFSLNCATGWFDGKDSFAESWMRNANGGAVGFTGAVRVSYSGYNDLMHAAILDSLWDDYDGNWSSDIYPVSWRPAMAVNRAKDRLFGHYGTQNNTAVLTSRFFSWFGDPELELRTERPSELTVTYPAQLQKTSQATFDVIVREGGDRLAKARVALVTTSGQSYVVTTDENGVAQFDMPVEGNMSLTVTEHNAKAYQGNIQVENDGLKANVGKDITVQAHQWVALDGTQSIIPKGSDVTYLWQQISGPKVRIDYANSRYAYAISPNDGSVVQFKLTITDKSGVSDSAIKTITVGVMDNNKAPIAVVQDILSSPNQWAALDGTESSDPDGNVVSYQWEQISGPKTEIAYPNTRYAYVLTPHIESSLTFKLTVTDNEGKTSSSNVTVTVKS